From Chromohalobacter canadensis, one genomic window encodes:
- the pilB gene encoding type IV-A pilus assembly ATPase PilB, translating to MHSSSSSSPPAPGTPLLKGLAARLVAEGLIEESKAQHALEAVHDTHQSVLEYVIEQRWVPAREATQSAAWEYGLPFVDLEAISTERLPIGEGLSDTLIRRLGVLPLARGERHISVAIPYPSTLAHLDELQFTTGLTAEGVLVATDQLQPAIERYLVQRETHGMLEELDDASEALENLDLDDVAPLNEGLDTDDDDAPVVRFVHKMMLDAARRGASDIHFEPYESTFRIRFRIDGILVEVARPPFNLRARLSARLKVMSRLDISERRLPQDGAIKLRVSASRTIDFRVSTLPTVHGEKIVLRLLDAGATRLGIDALGFSESQQALFEHALAQPQGMILATGPTGSGKTVTLYTGLNILNTDARNIATAEDPVELKLDGINQVNVLPKIGLDFASALRAFLRQDPDVVMVGEVRDLETAEISVKAAQTGHLVLSTLHTNSAAETLTRLRNMGVAAYNIASSVTLIVAQRLVRQLCPHCKTSVELPRELFFEAGFTAEEIETATCYSATGCTQCTHGYKGRIGLYEVLPVSEAMSKLIMADGNSLELGELARQEGHPDLRRSGLSKVLAGITSLEEINRVVLE from the coding sequence ATGCATTCGTCTTCATCGTCGTCTCCTCCCGCCCCCGGCACGCCGCTTTTGAAAGGGCTCGCCGCACGCCTGGTCGCGGAAGGCCTGATCGAGGAATCCAAGGCGCAGCATGCCTTGGAGGCCGTGCACGACACGCATCAGTCGGTGCTCGAATACGTCATCGAGCAGCGCTGGGTTCCCGCACGAGAAGCCACCCAGAGTGCGGCGTGGGAATATGGCCTGCCGTTCGTCGACCTGGAGGCCATCAGTACCGAGCGCCTACCCATCGGTGAAGGGCTGTCCGATACCCTGATCCGCCGCCTCGGGGTACTGCCGCTGGCGCGTGGCGAACGTCACATCAGCGTAGCGATTCCCTATCCCTCGACGCTTGCACACCTCGATGAGCTGCAGTTTACCACCGGGCTTACCGCCGAAGGCGTGTTGGTAGCCACCGATCAACTGCAGCCAGCCATCGAGCGTTATCTCGTTCAGCGCGAGACGCATGGCATGCTCGAAGAGCTCGATGATGCCAGCGAGGCACTCGAGAACTTGGATCTCGACGATGTCGCGCCTCTCAATGAGGGGCTGGACACCGACGATGACGACGCGCCGGTGGTGCGCTTCGTACACAAAATGATGCTCGATGCTGCGCGTCGTGGCGCTTCGGATATCCATTTCGAGCCCTATGAATCGACCTTCCGCATCCGTTTCCGCATCGATGGCATCCTGGTCGAGGTTGCGCGCCCGCCCTTCAATCTGCGCGCTCGCCTTTCGGCACGCCTCAAGGTCATGTCGCGGCTGGATATCTCCGAGCGTCGCTTGCCGCAGGATGGCGCCATCAAGTTGCGCGTTTCGGCCTCGCGCACCATCGACTTCCGCGTCAGCACGCTGCCCACAGTACACGGCGAGAAAATCGTGCTGCGCTTGCTGGACGCCGGTGCCACACGCCTGGGCATCGATGCGCTGGGCTTCAGCGAATCGCAACAGGCGCTGTTTGAACACGCGCTCGCGCAGCCGCAGGGGATGATACTCGCCACCGGCCCCACCGGCAGCGGCAAGACCGTGACCCTGTATACCGGGCTCAACATCCTCAATACCGATGCGCGCAACATCGCCACCGCCGAGGACCCCGTCGAGCTCAAGCTCGATGGCATCAATCAGGTCAATGTGCTGCCCAAGATTGGGCTGGATTTCGCCAGCGCACTGCGCGCCTTCCTGCGCCAGGACCCCGATGTGGTGATGGTCGGTGAGGTCCGCGACCTGGAAACAGCCGAGATCTCCGTCAAGGCTGCGCAGACCGGCCATTTGGTCCTATCGACATTGCACACGAATTCGGCGGCGGAGACCCTGACACGCCTGCGTAACATGGGTGTGGCGGCGTACAATATTGCAAGCTCGGTGACATTGATCGTCGCCCAGCGGTTGGTGCGCCAACTCTGCCCGCACTGCAAGACATCCGTCGAGCTGCCTCGGGAACTCTTTTTTGAGGCAGGCTTCACGGCAGAAGAAATCGAGACCGCGACCTGCTATAGCGCCACGGGCTGTACGCAGTGCACCCACGGCTACAAAGGACGCATCGGTCTCTATGAAGTACTCCCCGTCAGCGAGGCCATGAGCAAACTGATCATGGCTGACGGCAATTCATTGGAACTCGGCGAACTGGCCCGTCAAGAAGGCCATCCCGATCTGCGGCGCAGCGGTCTGAGCAAAGTACTCGCGGGCATTACCAGCCTCGAGGAAATCAATCGCGTGGTGCTGGAATGA
- the yacG gene encoding DNA gyrase inhibitor YacG: MTETSQDRPLEVACPQCRTKVAWTADNPYRPFCSKRCRLLDLGAWADESHRIAGEPAMDETDLDRLIDDLERGEPRQ; this comes from the coding sequence ATGACGGAGACATCCCAAGATCGCCCCCTTGAAGTCGCCTGTCCCCAGTGTCGCACCAAGGTCGCCTGGACAGCCGACAACCCGTATCGCCCCTTCTGCTCAAAGCGCTGTCGCTTGCTCGACCTTGGCGCCTGGGCCGATGAATCCCATCGTATCGCGGGCGAGCCCGCCATGGACGAAACCGATCTCGACCGTTTGATCGACGATCTGGAACGCGGCGAACCACGCCAATAA
- the argJ gene encoding bifunctional glutamate N-acetyltransferase/amino-acid acetyltransferase ArgJ has product MAVGEASFPAMPAIEGIRLGTAMAGIKAPGRRDLVVIELPEATTLAAAFTRNAFCAAPVHVARRHLETDRPRYLLINTGNANAGTGEQGMHDAEQSCQALGELTGVAAQCVLPFSTGVIGEPLTVTRLCDALPEALAALSVDGWQTAGEGILTTDTRAKGATTCIEIDGQPVTINGIAKGSGMIKPDMATMLSFVFTDAAIDDARLQVLLRRAVDESFNCITVDSDTSTNDACTLAATGSGVRIGTDEHEARFAAALTEVLVELAQAIIRDAEGATKFVTLEVEGATDRQEALDVAFTVAHSPLVKTALYASDANWGRILAAVGRAPVPDLDVSRISIDLGDVALVERGGRAASYTEAAGSAVMAESEITIRIHLGRGDVAATVWTSDLSHDYVSINADYRS; this is encoded by the coding sequence ATGGCGGTGGGGGAAGCGAGTTTTCCGGCGATGCCGGCCATCGAGGGCATTCGCCTGGGAACGGCGATGGCAGGTATCAAGGCACCGGGGCGCCGTGATCTGGTGGTGATCGAGCTGCCCGAGGCGACGACTTTGGCGGCGGCGTTTACGCGCAATGCATTTTGCGCGGCACCGGTTCATGTGGCGCGACGTCATCTCGAGACGGACAGGCCGCGTTATCTGCTGATCAATACCGGTAATGCCAATGCCGGTACGGGTGAGCAGGGCATGCACGATGCCGAGCAGAGTTGCCAGGCGTTAGGCGAGCTGACGGGTGTCGCCGCGCAGTGCGTCTTGCCGTTTTCGACCGGTGTGATCGGCGAGCCCCTGACAGTGACGCGGCTATGCGATGCCTTGCCGGAGGCGCTTGCCGCGTTGTCGGTGGATGGCTGGCAGACCGCGGGCGAAGGCATTCTGACCACGGACACGCGTGCCAAAGGGGCCACGACGTGTATCGAGATCGACGGCCAACCGGTGACGATCAACGGCATTGCCAAGGGCTCAGGAATGATCAAGCCCGACATGGCCACGATGCTGAGCTTCGTCTTCACCGATGCCGCCATCGACGATGCGCGCCTGCAAGTACTGTTGCGGCGTGCCGTCGATGAGTCCTTCAACTGCATCACCGTGGACTCGGATACTTCGACTAACGATGCCTGTACATTGGCTGCCACCGGAAGCGGTGTGCGCATCGGCACCGACGAGCACGAAGCGCGCTTTGCTGCGGCGTTGACCGAGGTGCTGGTAGAATTGGCGCAGGCGATCATTCGTGATGCCGAGGGTGCGACCAAGTTCGTTACCCTCGAGGTCGAAGGGGCAACTGATCGGCAGGAAGCGTTGGATGTTGCCTTTACCGTGGCGCATTCGCCATTGGTGAAAACGGCACTTTATGCCAGTGATGCCAATTGGGGGCGTATTTTGGCGGCGGTCGGGCGTGCTCCGGTACCCGATCTGGATGTGTCACGTATCTCTATCGACCTCGGCGATGTGGCGCTAGTCGAACGCGGCGGCCGTGCGGCTTCGTATACCGAGGCGGCGGGCAGCGCGGTCATGGCCGAGTCCGAGATCACGATTCGTATCCATCTGGGACGCGGAGATGTCGCGGCGACGGTCTGGACGTCGGACTTGTCACACGATTATGTCTCCATCAATGCCGACTACCGTAGTTGA
- a CDS encoding DUF721 domain-containing protein → MSIKAKRFRAQSIHHLIDGSGELGSVVRMATLLQRAQQHLRAGLPAEIAEHVYVGGYREGALTLITDGAVWLTWLRYERQRLLTLLRQLPEFEAVLALNLKVRPVQPLKAPTFQARALSPEAAHHLKACADDTTDPKLKKALARLASHAPDDT, encoded by the coding sequence ATGAGTATAAAGGCTAAGCGTTTCCGAGCCCAGTCCATCCACCATCTCATCGACGGATCCGGCGAGTTGGGATCGGTGGTACGTATGGCAACACTGCTGCAGCGGGCCCAACAGCACCTACGCGCCGGGCTTCCCGCCGAAATCGCCGAACACGTCTATGTCGGTGGCTACCGGGAAGGCGCCCTGACCCTCATCACCGATGGCGCCGTATGGCTGACGTGGTTACGCTACGAACGCCAACGTCTCCTCACGCTGCTGCGCCAACTTCCCGAATTCGAAGCCGTACTCGCGCTCAATCTCAAGGTCCGCCCCGTACAACCTCTCAAGGCGCCCACCTTCCAGGCACGTGCGCTTTCTCCCGAGGCCGCGCACCATCTCAAGGCATGCGCAGATGACACCACGGACCCCAAGCTAAAAAAAGCGCTGGCGCGCCTGGCTTCCCATGCCCCGGACGACACCTAG
- a CDS encoding type II secretion system F family protein, protein MAVATRSKAPRRVVLHRWRWKGKNSRGETIQGELVAADEMGVRQELGRQNILVKRIQRVRSPFGLGRIRPQDITLFARQMATMIRAGIPLLQAFSVVSESLKRPAMHHLIETLMNEVSAGASFSEALSQHPRHFDRMFVNMVEAGEQSGSLDRMLERVASYKEKIDSLRSRVRKALYYPAAVVLVGMGVTALLLIKVVPQFESLFRGFGADLPAFTQLTIHLSEWVQAYWPHLLGAFIAAGVLIRLGIRRSPRFAYRVDGLMLRLPVIGDILDKSSVARFSRTLATTFSAGVPLVESLHTAAGSTGNRVYQRAIDEVREHVASGQQLNFAMRATGRFPNLAVQMIGVGEESGALDAMLNKVADFYEDDVDTKVDALTSLLEPFIIVVLGVLVGGLVVSMYLPIFEMGSAI, encoded by the coding sequence ATGGCGGTAGCGACACGCAGCAAGGCGCCTCGGCGCGTCGTCCTGCACCGCTGGCGGTGGAAGGGCAAGAACTCCCGCGGTGAAACCATCCAAGGCGAACTGGTCGCCGCGGATGAAATGGGCGTGCGCCAGGAACTCGGACGTCAGAACATCCTCGTCAAGCGGATTCAGCGCGTGCGCAGCCCTTTCGGGCTGGGTCGCATACGCCCGCAGGACATCACCCTGTTCGCACGCCAGATGGCGACCATGATTCGTGCCGGCATTCCCTTGCTGCAGGCGTTCAGTGTCGTGTCGGAAAGCCTCAAGCGCCCCGCCATGCATCATCTCATCGAGACGTTGATGAACGAGGTCTCGGCAGGCGCCAGCTTTTCCGAAGCGCTCTCACAGCATCCGCGACATTTCGATCGCATGTTCGTCAACATGGTCGAAGCCGGCGAACAATCCGGCTCGCTGGATCGAATGCTAGAGCGTGTCGCCAGCTACAAGGAAAAGATAGACTCGCTGCGCTCCCGCGTGCGCAAGGCGCTTTATTACCCCGCCGCTGTCGTGCTCGTGGGCATGGGGGTGACCGCCCTGCTGCTGATCAAGGTCGTACCGCAATTCGAGAGCCTGTTTCGCGGCTTCGGCGCCGACCTGCCCGCCTTCACGCAATTGACCATCCACCTCTCGGAGTGGGTCCAAGCCTACTGGCCGCACCTGCTTGGCGCCTTCATCGCTGCCGGCGTGCTGATACGTCTCGGTATACGGCGTTCGCCGCGCTTCGCCTATCGCGTCGATGGGCTGATGCTGCGCCTCCCGGTGATCGGCGATATTCTCGACAAGTCGTCGGTGGCACGCTTCTCGCGGACCCTGGCGACGACCTTCAGCGCCGGGGTGCCCTTGGTAGAATCACTGCATACTGCGGCAGGCTCGACCGGTAACCGCGTCTACCAGCGTGCCATCGACGAGGTACGTGAACACGTCGCCAGTGGCCAGCAACTCAACTTCGCCATGCGCGCCACCGGGCGCTTTCCCAATCTGGCCGTGCAGATGATCGGGGTCGGCGAAGAGTCCGGCGCACTGGACGCGATGCTCAACAAGGTCGCGGATTTCTACGAGGATGACGTCGACACCAAGGTCGACGCCCTGACATCGTTGCTCGAACCCTTCATCATCGTGGTGCTGGGCGTTCTGGTCGGCGGCCTCGTGGTGTCGATGTATCTGCCGATTTTCGAGATGGGCTCGGCAATCTAG
- the coaE gene encoding dephospho-CoA kinase (Dephospho-CoA kinase (CoaE) performs the final step in coenzyme A biosynthesis.): MTSTAPIIGVTGGIASGKSTVAAMFAELGIPWVDADLVARDIVAPGEPALDEIVARYGNSLLDAHGELQRRALRDIVFADDSERQWLESVTHPRIRQRLRERLEAIRQGAAPYGLLVSPLLFETDQVSLVDRRLVIDVPETLQVTRTQARDEVSETQAHAILAAQMPRQERLALADDVIENHGDMTALKAQVTELDARYRQLFDGTHQEHSL, from the coding sequence ATGACCTCCACCGCCCCCATCATCGGCGTAACCGGTGGCATCGCCTCGGGCAAGTCCACCGTCGCCGCCATGTTCGCCGAGCTGGGGATCCCCTGGGTCGATGCCGACCTTGTGGCACGCGATATCGTCGCGCCAGGTGAGCCCGCGCTGGACGAAATCGTGGCACGTTACGGAAACTCGCTGCTCGACGCGCACGGCGAGCTGCAACGCCGCGCCTTGCGCGACATTGTGTTCGCCGATGACAGCGAGCGCCAGTGGCTGGAAAGCGTCACGCATCCACGCATCCGCCAGCGATTGCGTGAGCGTCTCGAGGCGATACGTCAGGGCGCCGCCCCCTATGGGCTGCTCGTGTCGCCGCTGTTGTTCGAGACGGATCAAGTCTCGCTGGTCGACCGCCGCCTGGTCATCGATGTTCCCGAAACGCTTCAGGTGACGCGTACTCAGGCACGCGATGAAGTGAGTGAAACTCAGGCGCATGCTATCCTCGCGGCACAGATGCCCCGCCAAGAGCGGTTGGCGCTTGCCGACGACGTGATCGAGAATCATGGTGACATGACGGCGCTGAAGGCGCAGGTCACCGAACTCGACGCGCGTTACCGGCAACTATTCGATGGCACCCATCAGGAGCATTCGCTTTAG
- a CDS encoding prepilin peptidase, producing the protein MLADIPLPWLAVMAFVLGSLLGSFLNVVIVRLPVMLMQQWRQEARDALALPEEEVARYNLCTPRSQCPSCRQPIAWHDNLPLIGWFKRRGRCAHCQTRISVQYPLIELMAGLLMASVIIVHGATWAALAWSGLCLALLVLAVIDLRTQLLPDIITLPLLWAGLLYQLFFQPYMLGNAVVGAMAGYVLLWSFYWLFKWLTKKEGMGYGDFKLLAALGAWLGWTMLPMLLMLSAGLGAIIGVLLQLSLPRLRGMPLPFGPFLALAGWVAVLFGAPLRAWTGL; encoded by the coding sequence TTGCTCGCCGATATCCCTTTACCGTGGCTGGCCGTGATGGCGTTTGTCCTCGGTAGCTTGCTGGGCAGTTTTCTCAATGTCGTCATCGTACGTTTACCCGTGATGCTGATGCAGCAATGGCGCCAGGAAGCACGCGATGCGCTGGCGCTTCCCGAGGAAGAGGTGGCGCGCTACAACCTGTGCACGCCGCGTTCGCAATGTCCGAGCTGTCGCCAGCCAATCGCCTGGCACGACAACCTGCCCCTGATTGGCTGGTTCAAACGGCGTGGCCGCTGCGCGCACTGCCAGACGCGTATCAGCGTGCAGTACCCGCTGATCGAACTGATGGCGGGCCTGTTGATGGCGAGTGTCATCATCGTGCATGGCGCCACCTGGGCGGCACTTGCCTGGAGCGGACTTTGCCTGGCGCTGCTGGTGCTGGCTGTCATCGATCTGCGCACCCAGTTGCTCCCCGATATCATCACGCTGCCATTGCTCTGGGCCGGCCTGCTTTATCAGCTCTTCTTTCAGCCCTATATGCTCGGGAATGCAGTCGTCGGCGCAATGGCCGGTTATGTGCTTCTGTGGAGCTTTTACTGGCTTTTCAAGTGGCTGACCAAAAAGGAAGGCATGGGCTACGGTGACTTCAAGCTGTTAGCGGCGCTGGGCGCCTGGCTCGGCTGGACGATGCTGCCGATGCTACTGATGCTCTCCGCCGGGTTGGGTGCGATTATCGGGGTGCTGTTGCAGCTCTCGCTGCCACGCTTGCGCGGCATGCCGCTACCATTCGGTCCTTTTCTCGCCCTCGCCGGGTGGGTCGCGGTACTCTTCGGCGCACCACTACGCGCCTGGACCGGCTTATAA
- the secA gene encoding preprotein translocase subunit SecA, whose translation MLNTIVRKLVGSKNEREVKRMRKATEAINALEPTFEALDDAALTAKTSEFRTRLESGESIDKILPEAFAVVREASKRVMGMRHFDVQMVGGMTLHEGRIAEMKTGEGKTLVGTLSVYLNALPGKGVHVVTVNDYLASRDAEWMRPLYEFLDLSVGTIYSGQASAQKREAYACDITYGTNNEFGFDYLRDNMAFSLDDKVQRALHYAIIDEVDSILIDEARTPLIISGPVEENVELYRRINQLSLGLDECSDEEDPASGDFILDEKQKQVELTETGHQKLEGILRETELLGADDSLYSAQNLGLLQHVHSALRARHLYHRDVDYIVNNDEVVIVDEHTGRSMPGRRWSEGLHQAVEAKEGVTIQKESQTLASTTFQNYFRLYDKLSGMTGTADTEAFEFRQIYGLDVMVIPTNRPLVRVDHNDLVYMSGEEKFEAIIDDVKTQREAGRPILVGTASIDTSEYLAQLMQQYQIPHNVLNAKQHQSEAEIIAQAGQPGAVTIATNMAGRGTDIVLGGNWEAEAAALDNPSEDQLAALKAAWQERHDAVLAAGGLHVIGSERHESRRIDNQLRGRSGRQGDPGSTRFFLSLEDNLMRLFGSDRVQRLMNALGLERGEAIEHKMVSNAVERAQKKVEGRNFDIRKQLLEYDDVSNDQRRVVYQQRDEVLRTDDLSSNIAEIREQVLSEAITSYVPPQSLAEQWDLPGLQDYLKQEFNLDVPLVQWAEEDEHFHEDLLRERLHDQHRGLFVSKAEAVGPELMRRFEKQVMLQVLDTRWKEHLQHMDHLRRGIHLRGYAQKNPKQEYKREAFELFQTLLANIKHDVIRILSHVQVRRQEEVDELERERRATLERERAVSQPVHEDAVASAEAVAAEGEERTGDEDDGQPVRREGPKVGRNDSCPCGSGKKYKHCHGKLS comes from the coding sequence ATGCTCAATACCATCGTACGTAAGCTTGTCGGCTCTAAGAACGAGCGCGAAGTCAAACGCATGCGCAAGGCCACCGAGGCCATCAACGCGCTGGAACCCACGTTCGAGGCCCTCGATGATGCCGCTCTGACGGCCAAGACCAGCGAATTCCGCACACGCCTGGAGTCAGGCGAGTCCATTGACAAGATACTTCCCGAAGCTTTCGCCGTTGTGCGCGAGGCGAGTAAGCGCGTGATGGGAATGCGTCACTTCGATGTGCAGATGGTCGGCGGGATGACGTTGCACGAGGGGCGCATCGCCGAGATGAAAACCGGCGAGGGCAAGACCCTGGTCGGCACCTTGTCGGTCTATCTCAATGCGTTGCCGGGCAAGGGCGTGCACGTGGTGACGGTCAACGATTATCTGGCGAGCCGTGATGCCGAGTGGATGCGCCCGCTCTACGAGTTTCTCGACCTCAGCGTGGGCACGATCTACTCCGGCCAGGCTTCGGCTCAGAAGCGCGAAGCCTACGCCTGCGATATCACATACGGCACCAACAACGAATTCGGGTTCGACTATCTGCGCGACAATATGGCGTTTTCGCTGGATGATAAGGTCCAGCGTGCGCTGCACTACGCGATCATCGATGAGGTCGACTCGATTCTCATCGACGAGGCGCGTACGCCGCTGATCATTTCCGGACCGGTCGAAGAAAACGTCGAGCTTTATCGGCGTATCAATCAGCTTTCCCTGGGGCTCGACGAGTGCAGCGACGAAGAGGACCCGGCCAGCGGGGACTTTATTCTCGATGAGAAACAAAAGCAGGTGGAGCTGACGGAAACCGGTCACCAGAAGCTGGAAGGGATACTCAGAGAAACGGAGCTTCTGGGCGCGGACGACTCGCTTTACTCGGCCCAGAACCTGGGGCTTCTACAGCATGTGCATTCGGCATTGCGTGCACGCCATCTCTATCATCGTGACGTCGATTACATCGTCAATAACGATGAAGTCGTCATCGTCGACGAGCACACTGGGCGTAGCATGCCGGGGCGCCGCTGGTCCGAGGGGCTGCACCAAGCGGTCGAAGCCAAGGAAGGCGTGACAATTCAGAAAGAGAGCCAAACGCTGGCCTCGACGACCTTCCAGAATTACTTTCGTCTGTATGACAAGCTGTCGGGGATGACGGGTACTGCGGATACCGAGGCGTTCGAGTTCCGTCAGATCTACGGGCTGGATGTCATGGTGATTCCCACCAACCGTCCTCTGGTACGTGTGGACCACAACGATTTGGTCTACATGAGCGGTGAAGAGAAATTCGAAGCCATCATCGATGACGTCAAGACGCAACGCGAAGCCGGGCGTCCCATCTTGGTGGGCACGGCATCGATCGATACCTCCGAATACCTCGCCCAACTGATGCAGCAGTATCAGATACCGCACAATGTGCTTAACGCCAAGCAGCACCAGAGCGAAGCGGAAATCATCGCCCAGGCGGGGCAGCCCGGTGCCGTCACTATCGCCACCAACATGGCCGGGCGTGGTACCGATATCGTATTGGGGGGTAACTGGGAAGCCGAAGCGGCGGCTCTCGATAATCCTTCCGAAGATCAGCTCGCAGCACTCAAGGCAGCATGGCAGGAACGCCACGATGCTGTACTTGCCGCGGGCGGTCTCCACGTGATTGGTTCCGAACGCCACGAATCGCGGCGTATCGACAATCAGCTGCGTGGGCGCTCCGGCCGTCAGGGTGATCCAGGGTCGACACGCTTCTTCCTCTCGTTGGAAGACAATCTCATGCGGCTGTTCGGCTCTGATCGCGTACAGCGGTTGATGAATGCCTTGGGACTAGAGCGCGGCGAGGCGATCGAACACAAGATGGTGTCCAACGCCGTCGAGCGTGCTCAGAAAAAGGTCGAGGGTCGCAACTTCGACATTCGTAAGCAGTTGCTGGAATACGACGACGTTTCCAACGATCAGCGGCGTGTTGTCTATCAGCAGCGCGATGAAGTGCTTAGGACCGATGATCTCTCGTCGAATATCGCAGAGATTCGCGAGCAGGTCTTGTCTGAAGCCATCACTAGTTATGTGCCGCCACAGAGCTTGGCCGAGCAATGGGATCTGCCCGGGCTACAGGATTACCTCAAGCAAGAGTTCAATCTCGATGTTCCCTTGGTGCAATGGGCTGAAGAAGACGAACACTTCCATGAAGACCTGCTGCGTGAACGTCTGCACGACCAGCACCGCGGTCTCTTCGTCAGCAAGGCCGAGGCCGTCGGCCCGGAGCTGATGCGCCGCTTCGAAAAGCAGGTCATGTTGCAGGTGCTCGATACGCGTTGGAAGGAACACCTGCAGCACATGGACCATCTGCGTCGCGGGATCCATCTGCGTGGGTATGCACAAAAGAATCCCAAGCAGGAATACAAGCGTGAAGCTTTCGAGCTCTTCCAGACACTGCTGGCCAACATCAAGCACGATGTCATTCGCATCCTGAGTCATGTGCAAGTGCGGCGTCAGGAAGAGGTCGATGAATTGGAACGTGAGCGGCGTGCCACGCTGGAGCGCGAGCGTGCGGTCAGCCAGCCGGTTCATGAAGACGCCGTGGCTTCGGCTGAGGCGGTGGCTGCCGAAGGCGAGGAACGTACTGGCGACGAAGACGACGGACAGCCGGTACGCCGCGAAGGCCCCAAGGTGGGTCGCAACGACTCGTGCCCTTGCGGCTCCGGCAAGAAATACAAGCATTGCCACGGCAAATTGAGCTGA
- a CDS encoding pilin, producing the protein MGRQQRGFTLIELMIVVAIIGILAAIAIPQYQNYVARSQFAEAHSLLGGAKISIQERVDQGDTFTSAADLGIRTQGEYGGITDVTGVSEGDGDNGPASVEYTFGDDATANSNLDSLIVTYTYEAAGEDGNEDDFRSWSCTTTVPEQYASNCDQAE; encoded by the coding sequence ATGGGACGTCAGCAACGTGGTTTCACGCTAATCGAACTAATGATCGTCGTCGCGATCATCGGCATCCTTGCCGCCATCGCCATACCGCAGTACCAGAACTATGTGGCGCGCTCGCAATTTGCCGAAGCGCATTCACTGCTGGGCGGTGCCAAGATTTCCATTCAGGAACGTGTCGACCAGGGCGATACTTTTACCAGCGCCGCTGATCTTGGCATACGGACGCAAGGTGAATATGGCGGCATTACTGACGTCACTGGCGTGAGTGAAGGGGATGGCGACAACGGTCCAGCTAGCGTGGAGTATACGTTTGGGGATGATGCTACTGCTAACTCCAATCTTGATAGCCTAATTGTCACCTATACCTATGAAGCTGCAGGTGAGGATGGAAATGAAGACGATTTCCGCTCTTGGAGCTGCACGACAACCGTTCCTGAGCAATATGCATCAAATTGCGATCAGGCAGAATAG
- a CDS encoding Nudix family hydrolase, producing MVKRRVHVAAAAIIREDGHVLLARRPSIVDQGGLWEFPGGKLAPYETGFEALRRELREELGVEILRAQPLIRVHHEYADKRILLDVWQVHEFEGEPFGREGQAVRWVPQNELNNYPFPEANHPILRAVCLPHEYLISDEEADDTVFLDKLERALRDDDVRLVQLRAKTLDDSAYLKRAEQALALCRRYEARLILNGDPALLDSIDADGIHLPSRTLMALQHRPVANDKWLGASTHDPRQLEQAAEIGCDFVTFSPLRVTPSHPEAAPVGWHDFQQLVETAGMPVYALGGVTRDDIDQARAVGAQGIATIRDLWK from the coding sequence ATGGTGAAGAGAAGGGTACACGTAGCGGCGGCTGCCATCATTCGCGAGGATGGTCATGTGCTGTTGGCACGCCGTCCCTCGATCGTCGATCAGGGTGGGCTATGGGAATTCCCCGGGGGCAAGCTGGCACCCTACGAAACCGGTTTCGAAGCGCTCAGGCGTGAACTCCGCGAAGAGCTGGGCGTCGAGATTCTGCGCGCTCAACCACTCATTCGCGTTCACCATGAATATGCCGACAAACGCATTTTGCTCGATGTCTGGCAGGTACATGAGTTCGAGGGCGAGCCCTTTGGGCGCGAAGGCCAGGCGGTACGTTGGGTGCCCCAGAACGAGCTGAACAATTATCCGTTCCCGGAAGCCAATCACCCGATCTTGCGCGCGGTGTGTCTGCCGCACGAGTATCTGATCAGTGACGAGGAAGCCGACGATACGGTATTTCTCGACAAGCTCGAACGCGCCTTGCGTGATGACGACGTACGCCTGGTGCAACTGCGAGCCAAGACGTTGGATGACAGCGCATATCTAAAGCGTGCCGAGCAAGCACTAGCGCTCTGTCGTCGCTACGAGGCACGCCTGATTCTCAACGGCGACCCTGCACTGCTCGACAGCATCGATGCCGATGGCATTCATTTGCCCAGCCGTACCTTGATGGCGCTCCAGCATCGCCCTGTTGCCAATGACAAGTGGTTGGGAGCGTCCACGCACGATCCCCGTCAACTCGAGCAGGCCGCCGAGATTGGTTGCGATTTCGTGACCTTTTCGCCGCTGCGCGTGACCCCGAGCCACCCAGAGGCTGCGCCGGTCGGTTGGCATGATTTCCAGCAACTGGTGGAAACCGCGGGTATGCCAGTCTATGCGCTAGGCGGGGTTACGCGAGACGATATCGATCAGGCGCGTGCGGTGGGCGCCCAAGGGATTGCGACGATTCGCGATCTCTGGAAATAA